In Mycolicibacterium nivoides, the DNA window ACGAGACTGCATATTGTTCGCGTTCCACGTCTGCCAAGGCCCCTTAGTGTTCTCCTTAGAACCCTCAGCCCGGTAGCCGTCCACAAACAACGCCTGAGTGAAATGAGTGACCACCAACCCCAACCACGGAGTCTTAGCGAGCTTAAGTAGCGCCCGCTTCTCAGGGTTAGCGTTCTGAATCAAATAATCTGGCTGTTCGCCGCGCGCCCAGTTAGCAATCTTGTCCAACTTGTCGCGCCGACGCACAAACTCCGGCCACAACGTATTCTCAACGAACTTCCGGACGTCACCGTCCGAGATTTCCTCGGGAAGTTCAATAGCCATTTACACCATCCTGTACCGCTTCTTCTTAGTCATGGATTCCTCAGCCGATTCCAGGGTCAGAATCCGGTTGGCGTAAGAACACGCGACAATGCCAGTGATATCGACGTTCGTCCCTTTACGAAGCCAGCCCCAGCCGCCGTGCTCAATCTTTCCGATTGGATACTTAGTAGCCCCGGCCAAACCAGACACAAGCGTGTCGTCGTCCAAGTGAGTCAGCTTCTCGCTAACCACATCGTCGTAAAACTTCGCAGTAGCCGCCGCAACCTCTTGAGGCGTCAGCATGTGGACCTTGTAGCCGATCTGTTCAAGCTCGGCGTAATACGCGCCAGCTTGCGCACCAGCCTGCAAAGCGACCGCCCTAGGGGGCGTGCTTGAGCTGATAAGCCGCTGCATCGTCGGGATAATCCAGTTAGTGCCCTCGTCGGCCACCAGAACCTCAACATGAGACCGGCCATCCGGACGCTTACCCGCCAGCGCAATAGAACCCCAAGCGCGGTCCGGAGCCACGTCCACACAGGCGACCGTCCACTCGACTTCCACCGAAGGCTGTTCACCGTTAGGCAGATCGTCAATCTTGCAGGCTTCCCAACTGTCCATCGGGATCACGGAGTTAACGCGGGGGTCATCCCACATGCCCATGTGCTCGCGGGCGAACTCAACAAAGTCCATTCCCATGAACTCGGCCTCAAGGTTGCGAAGCGAGCAGAACGGAGCACCCAACGACGCCTGAGCTACAGGCCACAGCGCGCGGTCAGTCGGATCAGCACCCTCAGGTAGCGACCACTCCGCAAAAAGCAAGTTCGGGTCAGCCTTAGCGATACCAACGTCCCGAAGCTTCGTGAGCATTTCGGAATCCTCGGTACCCGCCGAACTGGTAAACCACGTCTGCGGATTGCGGTTAGCACGCTGAGTCGGACCCAACGAGCCCCACTCGGCATGGGACAGGGCGTAAGCCTCGTCGCACACAACCAAGTCAATGTCACGGAAGCCACGGCCAGAATCGGGAGACCGGGCAATGTAGCGGACGAACCGCTCACCATCCAGATAGCCCTTACCGGCCTTAAGCCGGATAGACGTTTCCTCGCCACCATTCTTAGGCCGCATACACATGTCGGCCAGGTCTTGGTAGTTCTCAATCCGGTTCCGGAGCGTCTGCCAAGACAGGGTTGCCGTCTTAGCCTGCTGCGCCGTGTGGAAAATCTTCTCGTTCAGCTCGAATAGGCCGAACAGCTCCCGCGCCTCAAGCAGCTCGGTCTTGCCCTGCTGCCTCACAACGATCAGGCCGACGCGCCGCGCCGACCACAGGCCATCAATCGTCTCGCCCAGCGAGTGCCTAAACAGCGCCTCTTGCCAGGGCAATAGGTTGTAGCCGAAGTTCTCGACAAAATCGACACCATCGTCGGCCATCGACGTAAAGAACGTCGGATAGTTGCTTAGACGAGGCTTCTGATTACCGGAAAGCTCCGGCCACTTCTCGGAAGGGTCCGCAATATCGGCGAATACTTGCGCCTCAAGCCGCGCCTGGTCGACCTCTTCCTCCGACAACGGCTCTGCGACCGTCATAGGCATTAGTCATCACCAAATCCAATCTCTAGAGAATCAATAACGTCAGCCACAGCCGCACGCTTAAGCATGTATTCGTATTCGACGCGCTCACCGTCGGCCTCACGTGCCCATTGGCGCTTCTCAGCCGCCCTAGTGCCCGTCCACTCGTCGCAGCAGGGACAAACAACCCCGCGCCCAGACCGAATGGACTGCATCATCCCCGGCACTAGCTCGCCTTCTCAGCGGCCTTCGCGGCACGCTCCGCACGCCTCTTCGCCAGCTCATCCCACTTCGACTCACCGACCTTCGGCTTAGGCAACTCGCCCAGCCCCATCTTGCCCAGAATGTTCGCCAAAGCCGTGTACTGCTGACGATGCTCAGAGATAAGTGGGTTAATCACTTCATCGCCCCGCTGGTTATACGAAAGCAGCCGACCGCCAATCTCGGTATCAAGCTGATCCAGCCTGTCCGCAATACGGCAAGCATTGACCAGAAGCACCCGAGTGGCAGCGTCAAGTTCCCTATCAGCAGTAATGCTGACCCACAGCGTTTCCCCAGCCTCCATAAGGCCCGCCGGAACAGCGCTTTTAGCCGGTGCCCGCTTACGTGGTGGCATAAATCCCCCTACCCGTACTTCTTAAAGAGTTCCTTCATCGCTTTACGCTTATTCTTGCTGGCAGTGCCGAAATAATCGCTCGTGTGCATACCGTTCTTGCGGACAGCCGCATCAGCAATCCGGCCCTTAGTGCGCGGCCTATCCGTGTACTGCACGCCGATAGACACATCACCCTTCGTGAACGTCCCGTACATGTGCCGAGTAGCGCCCGAAGGGCTGCTAGTCATCAGCTTTTCCGAGTATTCCCAGCCCTCTTTAGCGCCCAACTGCTGCGCATACTCCATCGCGTTGCGCGGTTTCGCCTGGTAGACGTCCCTAGAGGCTTTCCTAGACGAACGATCACGCCCGCCGTAGTTCCGAGCGTGCGGAGCGCCACGACCGCCCATAGTGACCTCCTAAGTGGGTGCGACCTGCTGTTTTGTCGCACTTTCCAGGGCTTTTAACGGTTCTTAATCGCCAGAGAGAGAAGAAACGCTGGCTGATCGAGGAGGGGACCGCGACTCGAAAATCGACACCCCCCAGGGGGGTCAAGTCTCTGACCTGCGGTTTCTCTGTTAGCTGGCAGAGGCCGGCTCAGGCTAAGGTCACCCTTAGTCACACGCTTTGGCCTTAGCTCGTACCCTCTGACCTGCGCATATGTCGCTATGATCGAAACAATGGCTTAGGCTGGGCCAGCAAACATGTGCTGATCGTTTGCTACGTCGAGGGTCGGGCATGGTACACCCTGTGTACGGTCCATGTCAACACTATTGGTGTGTCGTGTTTGTGCATGTCGCCCTGTGGCTAACGTGTCCTTAGGCGTGGCCTTAGTCATGCGTTAGCGCTGTGCCCTGTGGGCTGTGTAGCGCTGTGCGTAGTGCTGCCCTGTGCGATGGCTTAGGTATGTGCCTTGGGTGTGGCTGTGTGCCCTGTGGGCTAGCGCTTAGGGCGTGCCCTGTGTGTTGGGCGCTCTGGCCGCTGTGTGTGTGGCCGTGCCCTGTGTGTGGGAATGGCGCTGTGTGGCGCTGTGCGCTGTGCTGTGCCGTGTGCCCTAGCGGCTTGTGTGTCCGCACTGTGTTAGTGGCTGTGTGTGGCTGTGAGGCTGTGTTGTGCGTGCCCTGGCCGCGTGGCTGTGTGGGCTGTGCGCTGTGTGGTGCGGCTGGCGCTGTGCGTATGGCCGCTGTGTTCTGAAAAGCTGCTCGGTTCTAACCCTCACCTACGCGCATGTTGCGCCTTACGTACACGGCGCGTACTGTGTCGCTTGTCAGTCACCACAACCACCTACCGAAGGGTCACCACAATGAGCACCTACATTGATCAGCTTCTGGACACTGTTACCGATATCGAAGCTGAGCGCGCTAGCCAGTACGCAGAGCACGACGTAGACGACACCAGCGCCGACGACATTGCAGACATGCACGATTGGGCAGCTAAGGCAGAAGCTGAGCGCGCGTTTGCAAGGCTTATGCAGCGTGCCCACGGCTTGATTGACCGCGCTTACATGTCCAGCAAGGTTGGCTATGCGCAGAGCGCCATTGCTACGGCTCAGCGTGCCCTCACGGTCACTACCGACGCTTACGCAGTGGGTGAGGCTAACCACTTGATCGGCGAAGCAACACGGTTGATTGACCGTCTCAACAACAACTATGCAGCGGCTAAGGGCCGGTACTAAGCCAGCGTTGCCCGGCCCGGTATGGCTCACAGCCTGCCTGGCCGGTCCCTTACCAGCACTTACCTACAAAAGGAGACACAACAATGGACCCGAACGCGACATTGCGGGAATTGCGCGAAATGATTGGCGACAGTGACCCGCATAGCGCAGCACGTTCGCGCCGATACGCGGAATTGATCGAATCGCTAGACGATTGGCTCTCAAGTGGTGGCTTTCTGCCGAGCGACTGGAATAGGGGATAGCGCACCATGAACACGCAAACGATCAACGTCACCACAGAACGCAGCATGACGCGGGCCGGAGTAATGCGCCTGGCCGCGCTGGTCACGTTTGGCGCTGGCCTGGCCGCGCTGGCGCTGTACTGGCCGCACGCGGACACGCTGAGCGCTCCCGTACTGCGCTGCACAGTGACCAATGTGGACGGTCACGTGTACCTAGACGATTGCGACACGTACAGCGACAACGTGACGGGGGAACGCCATGCGTAGTTTCATCCCGGTTTGGCACGGTTGCATGACACATAACGCCAACCATTGCGCAGACTGCCGCACGTGCGACTGTCTCAGGGACAAACCGCGCTAGCCGCGCTCCCCTGGCTTAGGACCCGTTACCCGGTTGGGTAGCGGGTTCTTTACGTTGTGGCCTGGCCGCTGAGCGCCAGGCGTAGCCGGACACGAACCAAGCAGCTCCGTCGTGGCTGCCCTGGCCGCTGGCCTAGTGCCACCTAAGGCCACGTAGTGACACACAGGGACACACAGCCTGATCAGGCACTTTATGCGCGTTGTACTTAATCGTTTGCAAACATCGTATGTGCTGTGTAACTTGTCTCTTGTCACCACAACCTAGCCGGACCAACCAACCGGCCCGCGAAAGGACTACCGATATGACTGCCACCCTGACCAAGCTTTCACAGCGGACGCTGCGCACAGGCTGCCCCAAGTGCAAAAACGAGGGACCGTTCTACCTTGCTTCTGACGAGAACGGCGCAGAGCACTTGGTTATCAAGAATGCTTTGACCAAAGCTGCCGCACAGGGCGAAACCATTGCCGCACAGTTCCAGCACGTGTGCGTCGAAACGTTCGGCACTAACGAGGGCAACGGTGACGCTACCGGCGGTAGCACTACCGAGACCGGGCGCAACATTCTTACCGACACTCAGGGGAGCGTGCCGACGCAGGGGACCGCTACCGAGACTGTGCCCACGACTGGCGCTAACGGTGCCGACGCTGGCGAAATGGACGCGTTGCGCGAACTGCTGCTTAAGGTGCTCGGTAAGCAGCAGCTTGACGAGACCCAGATTGAGGCGATCATTTCGCGCAAGATGGAAGAGTTCGTTTACCCGACGCGGACGTATGTCCAGACCGAGACCGAGACCCGCGAGATTGAGGGTGTCACTCATAAGCAGTTCGGCGACATTCTCGATGCCATCGCTAGCGGTGAAAACGTGCAGTTGGTCGGCGGCCCCGGTGTCGGTAAGACTCACGTGTGTGAGCAGGTGGCAGAAGCGCTTAGCCGTGAGTTCTACGTGGTCAACTTTCACTTGCAGAGCACGGCGTCGGAACTCAAGGGCTACATGTCCGCTACGGGCGAGTACGTGCCCACGGCGGTTTACGATTGGGCGACTAACCCTGAGGGTGGCGTGCTGCTCTGCGATGAAGTGGACCGGGCGCACGCGGGTATCCTGGCTGGCCTCAACTCCATCCTGTCTAACCGTTTCCTTGCGCTCCCCAACCGTGAGATTGTCCGTCTCAATGACAACCACGTGATTCTGGCCGCTACCAACACTTGGGGTATGGGTCCCACGTGGGAATACCCGGCAGCTCAGAAATTCAGCGCTGAGTTCATGGACCGGTTCATCGCAATGGAAATTGAGATTGATACCGATATCGAAATGGCAGCCGCTATGGCTAAGGGCGCTCCGGTTGACGTGACCAAGCGTGCAGTTGCCTACGTGCAGCGCGTTCGGGAGAACGTTAAGCGTGAGGCTGTGACCGGGGTGGTTATCTCGCCTCGTGCGTCTCAGAAGATGGCCGCGCTTCTGGCGCGTAACGTCGATTGGGATAAGGCAGTCGCTTGGTCGCTGCGTAAGGGCATGGATGAAGCTACGTGGCGTAAGGTGGCCTAGCCACTAGCCCACAGGGGACCGGTTACCGCTCTGGTAGCCGGTCCCTTTGCTTTGCGCCTAAGCACGCCTTAGCGCGTGCCAGCCAGCATGACGGAGCTGCTTGGTTCCGGCCCCTGGCCGCGTACGCGGTTGCGTCACCACGTACACGTGCTGTACCTTGACCCGTAGCAGGTCACCACGGCCCAAACGGGAGGATTGAAAAATGCAGGTCACCAAACCGGGCAACATTATCCAACACAGCTACGCCAGCCTTGCAGAGTTCGCCGAATACCAGCGCTCCCACAAGCACTACAACATGGGCAAGCGCAGCGCAGCGGCTAACCGTGAGTTCTCCGGCGTGGCCAGCATTAACGAGGCGTGCGACAAAGCACTAGCCGGACTGCCAGAAGATGGCGTTAAGGTTCTGGACACGTCACGGTCCCTTACCGATAGCGCCATGCGGCAAGTGTCCGCGTACGACATGGAAAGCACGTACGACGTAGCCGGTTCATACGTCGATATGGGACGGTTCGTTACCGGTGAACCTGAGTGCATGATTCAAACCACGTTCGATGAAGTGCCCGTTACCCGTCCCGTCGTGACCATCGTTAGCAATATCAACGCGTCCGGCGGTATCGGCAAGGACGAACTACGGGACCGTGGTCGGTTGATCGTGGCACTGATCAAGGCAGTTGAAACGTCGGGCCGGTCCACTGAGCTTTGGACGGACTCAACCAACCAAGCGCGTAAGGGCTACGAGACGATTGACGAGTATTACCGGATCAGCGTCAAGATCAAGGCTGCCAGCCAGCCGCTAGACATGGGCGCTGTGATGTACGCGTTTACAGACCCGTCCATGCTGCGTGTTCTCAAGTTCAACGCCATGCACGCGCTACCCGCGTCGGAGCAACGTAAGTACAACGTCGGTAGCGGCTACGGGTACGTGGTTAAGGAATCTGTGTGCGTCCCTGAGACCTACGGTGACGGGGCGGTTTACTTGCCAGCCGTGCGCTTGGGCGACAACGCAGAAGAGACCGTTAAGCAGGTTCTACGGGACTTAGGTATCGGCTAGCCGGTACCGGTCCACTAAGCGCCAGGGGAGCAAGTGCCCTGGCGCTTTTTTCGTGCCCTGGCTGGCGCGTCCCCTAAGCGCCCCTAGCGCGTTCTAGGGCACCCGTTACCCTAACCGGCCCCTAAAAGTCTGCCAGCGTTGAATCTAGCGGCCATTCTGGCGCGCTCCCGGCTGGCTTAGTTATTCCCCGGCGCGGTACCCGTCCCCCGGCTGGCGCTGGCACGCTCCCCCGGTCCGTCGCCCTGGCCGCGTACCCGGCTGGCTTATCCGGTCCCCTGGCCGCTGGCGCTAAGCAACCTAAGCGCGCTTAGCCGTAAGGCACGTTCACCAGAGCTGGCACAAGTCGGACTAGCGGTTACCGCTAACTAGTTCGCAAGCCTAAGGGTTTGGCCGAAAAAAGTTTCGTTTGCCTAAGTAAATGGGCCGAACGGGTGTTCGATCGCTTAGCGGGCAAATCGCTCATCCGTTCGAGGCTGCTGCTCGGTTCCCACCCGGCCTAACCCCTGCTGCGTACCCGCTGACCAGGGCCGACCTAAGCCTAAGGCCGCCCCAGCCGTGGGGGCTGCTCGGTTCTCCACCGCCCCCGCCCGCCTGACCAGGCCAAACGCCCAGCCGGGGCCGGGGGGAAGAATTGGCATAATTGCAAAATTGGAAAATTGCGGAATTGAGAAAATTGGAAAATCAGCGCTTCGCGCGATCCACCCAGTACGCAGTCAACATTGCCGCATTCACAGCCGCCAACGCGGGAGCACTACCCGCCTGCGTCACCGTGGACGACACAGCCATAGCCGTCTTGATAAACCGCACCAGAGACCAGTACGCACCACGTGAGTACGCCTGAGCCGCACCGCGCCCGTACTTGCGCTCATACGCGATCACAGCCGCCTTATGTGCCGCGAGCAACTTAGCCGCATCCGCTGGCTTAATGACCTTGCTCTCATCGCGCCCAATGCGCGGTATCCGCTTGCCCTCAGCGTTAGCGCCGTTCACAAAGTGTTCCTTGTCGGACCCCGTAAGGCCCAGAGCATCAGCCGCCGCGTTCGGGTCACTGTGCTTCTCGGCAGAAGCATCCACAGCAGGCCGCTTATCGACAGTTAGATCACTGTCACCGCCCTTACTGCCACCCTTACCACCGCCGGTACCGCCGCCACCGCGACCACCCATGCTTAACCCCCTTAGTAAGAACATTTGACACTCGGTACAGGGCATGTATTGTGAGGTCCATGAGCAACAGCCGAGTGAAGTGGGTCAGCCCCACCGGATTCACTGTCATGTACGAACACGAGGACGGCAGCGTGAGCTACGACTTCCCGACCGAGCGTCACCCGCAGCTCCCCCGCGAGGACACGTCCAACAAGGGCAAGTTCGGCCTCAAGGGCGCGGTCCAGGCCGTGATGGCTGACGAGGACGCCGCCGACGCACTAGCGATGGCGAGCTGACATGCCCACACAGACCCGACACACCTACGACATAGGCGACCTGGTACGCGAGCGTGCCACCGCTAAGGACTGGGAACTGATCTTTGACAACGGCAAGGTCGTTGTCTACGAGAAGCCCGGCAGATACGGCGGCATGTTCGAGCTGGAAGTCCGATTCGACCGCGATGGCCGCATCGAGTGGGCAGAGAAACGTAAGGACGGCGAGTGGACCAGCCGTATGCACGTAATGGACGACTTCGGCACCACTGACGTGCAGATCGAAACTCTGCGACTGTTCTAAGGACACGTAAACATGAGCGCATTCACAAAATGGATTGACACGTTCCTAGACGAGAAGGACGTGAACCTTGACCACACGTTCGTCATCGAAACACCCGGCCACCAGTGGGAATCGCACCTGATCCCCGTAGCCGTCGTGGTAGAGGTAGCCAAGAGCGTGTCCGCGTCCGAGCAGCTACAGATCAAGAACACGCTGGTCAGGCTCGACGCGTGCAACCAGCCGGTGCTCCCCTACTTCGAGCACCTAGCTAAAGCTCTCGCAGAAGCCGTGGACTAGCGTCTACCGGTGTAACTTGGTGGGCGGGTCTGGTTATCACATAACCGGGTCCGCCCACACGCATTTCAAGCTAAGGAATGAATAAGGGTGCCTAGCTTTCTCCCAGACATACCCGACAGCGCCGCAGCACTCATGCTCCGACAGGAACGACAACGCTTGACGCAAGAGCGCATTCGCCTAGTGCGCGAGATTGAGCACAACCAGCACCGCATCGACGCAATCGACGCGCGTCTAAGGGAGGTTAACGATGGAGAGCGTGTACTCTCCGAGCATGGTTTCTGACGCCACACTAATTGCCATCGCTGCCCGCACCGAGGCGATAGTTGCTGAGACCGTGGCACTTTACGACGCCATACGGGACGCTAAAGAAACGGGCTATTCATATAACGAGCTAGAAGCGGCGACTAAGTTTACGCGTGGCACATTGCAAAACATTGCAGCAGGTAAAAACCCGCGACTTTCAGTAGAAGATCGGTGTTGACACAGCCGTACTAGCCGTGTACCGTGAGTGACATGAGCAACGACAGCAGCCCACGCGCCCTGGTCCTCCATCCCCACGGAGCGCATTGGTTCATGGAAGCGCCACACGCCCATGAGCTGACAGCCATGCAGAACGCAGTGGGCGGCAACATCGAAGCCGTGTACGGGTGGAGTAGCCCCGACGCGGAAGTGTTCGACGTGACGTTCTTTTGCCACGACGAAGGTAGAATCTTGAATCAGCCGGTGAACTGGCAGGCAACGACGCTGTGGTGGCGCACGAACCCTGCTATGCCCGGCGTCGACCACCTGCGCGGAGTGGTTGTGGTGACCGGTGGCGCAGACGAGGACGGGAACACCCTGCCCGTCCCCGATACGGTGGTCGAAATGTTGGAGCGGGCGGGGGAGTAATCCCCCGCCCGTCTCCCATTCATCAAACTTCTCTGTCTTTAGCCTCTTTCGCTAAAGCATCCTAAATTTACTAAACCTCAAAGGGGTGGCTTAATCATGCGTATGCAACGTTACGAGGACAAGGAACGTAGCCTCAAGCGGAGCGTTATCACGTTCGATTCGTTCGATGAGCTGCTAACCCATAACCGCGAAGGTACAGACCACCGGTCTAAGCACATGGACGACCCGTCGTTCTACGGCGTTAAGGACATGAAGGAAGCTGACCAGCTCGGCCAGAAGGGTTTGCCCAAAGCTGGTATCGAGGCGATCAACATTGCAGAGCACAAAGTGGCCCTGCTAGCGGGCGATCTGTACCGGCCCGCGTACAACGAGTACCACGACACTGCCGGGGCATTCGTGGACATGGGGCGCTACATGGAAGGTGAGCCGGAGTGCATGGTCGACTTCACGCCGACCGAGGAACCCGGCCAGAATAAGATTGTCGCGCTCATCCTTAACATCACCTACAACTGGGCGATTAGCGCTAAGGCGATTAAGGAGAACGGCCAGGCAATGTTTGCTCTGGTTGAAGCTATCGAAACCGCTGGGATGCAGGCCGAAATCTGGGTCGACATGTACGTGCGTGGTTTCGGTAGCGAATACCGTGCCCGTACCGCTGTGCGGCTTAAGAAAGCGGGTGAGGCATTCGACGTGTCCATGTTCATGTACGCGCTGACCCACAACTCATTCCTTCGCGCTCACCTGTTCAACGCGATGCACTCCCACGATTCCGACGTGCGCGATGCCTGCGGTATCCACCCGTCCGGCGGGTACGGCTCGTGCATCAACAACGCACAGGACATGGAGGACTTTCCTCCGTACTCGATTTACATTCCTTGCATTTCCAGCGACTCGCAGGCCGGTAAGTTCGTACCTGCCGTGCTGCGCCAGCTCGGCCTCATGAAGTAGAAATGTCACAGTGACGGAAGGTGTCGCAATGCCTGAGTGTGTAG includes these proteins:
- a CDS encoding AAA family ATPase, with amino-acid sequence MTATLTKLSQRTLRTGCPKCKNEGPFYLASDENGAEHLVIKNALTKAAAQGETIAAQFQHVCVETFGTNEGNGDATGGSTTETGRNILTDTQGSVPTQGTATETVPTTGANGADAGEMDALRELLLKVLGKQQLDETQIEAIISRKMEEFVYPTRTYVQTETETREIEGVTHKQFGDILDAIASGENVQLVGGPGVGKTHVCEQVAEALSREFYVVNFHLQSTASELKGYMSATGEYVPTAVYDWATNPEGGVLLCDEVDRAHAGILAGLNSILSNRFLALPNREIVRLNDNHVILAATNTWGMGPTWEYPAAQKFSAEFMDRFIAMEIEIDTDIEMAAAMAKGAPVDVTKRAVAYVQRVRENVKREAVTGVVISPRASQKMAALLARNVDWDKAVAWSLRKGMDEATWRKVA
- a CDS encoding DUF7192 family protein, with protein sequence MQVTKPGNIIQHSYASLAEFAEYQRSHKHYNMGKRSAAANREFSGVASINEACDKALAGLPEDGVKVLDTSRSLTDSAMRQVSAYDMESTYDVAGSYVDMGRFVTGEPECMIQTTFDEVPVTRPVVTIVSNINASGGIGKDELRDRGRLIVALIKAVETSGRSTELWTDSTNQARKGYETIDEYYRISVKIKAASQPLDMGAVMYAFTDPSMLRVLKFNAMHALPASEQRKYNVGSGYGYVVKESVCVPETYGDGAVYLPAVRLGDNAEETVKQVLRDLGIG
- a CDS encoding DUF3846 domain-containing protein, with protein sequence MSNDSSPRALVLHPHGAHWFMEAPHAHELTAMQNAVGGNIEAVYGWSSPDAEVFDVTFFCHDEGRILNQPVNWQATTLWWRTNPAMPGVDHLRGVVVVTGGADEDGNTLPVPDTVVEMLERAGE
- a CDS encoding DUF7192 family protein; translation: MRMQRYEDKERSLKRSVITFDSFDELLTHNREGTDHRSKHMDDPSFYGVKDMKEADQLGQKGLPKAGIEAINIAEHKVALLAGDLYRPAYNEYHDTAGAFVDMGRYMEGEPECMVDFTPTEEPGQNKIVALILNITYNWAISAKAIKENGQAMFALVEAIETAGMQAEIWVDMYVRGFGSEYRARTAVRLKKAGEAFDVSMFMYALTHNSFLRAHLFNAMHSHDSDVRDACGIHPSGGYGSCINNAQDMEDFPPYSIYIPCISSDSQAGKFVPAVLRQLGLMK